The sequence CGGATCTTCTTCAACCAGGCCAATATGTCGGCGGCCGGAATCCCCCAGATTGCCGTGGTGATGGGCTCTTGTACGGCAGGCGGGGCCTATGTCCCGGCCATGTCTGACGAAGCCATCATCGTGGAAGGGCAGGGAACGATCTTTCTCGCCGGGCCGCCGCTTGTCAAAGCGGCGACGGGCGAGGTGGTCTCTGCCGAAGAGCTCGGCGGCGGCGACGTGCACACGCGCCTTTCCGGCGTTGCCGACTATCTGGCGCGCGACGATGCCCATGCGCTGGCGCTGGCACGCCGCGCCGTTGCCTCGCTGAACCGGCAAAAAGCGCATACCGTCGAGCTTCGCCAGGCAGAGCCGCCGCGCTACGATCCGGCGGAAATCGCCGGTATCGTGCCCGCTGACCTTCGCACACCCTACGAGGTCCGCGAGGTGATCGCCCGCATCGTCGACGGTTCGCGTTTTGACGAGTTCAAGGCGCGCTACGGTGCCACGCTCGTCTGCGGCTTTGCGCATATTCATGGCATCCCCGTCGGGATCCTTGCCAACAACGGCGTCCTGTTTTCCGAATCCGCTCTTAAGGGCGTACATTTTGTCGAGCTCTGCTCGCAACGGAAAATCCCGCTGGTCTTCTTGCAAAACATCACCGGCTTCATGGTCGGGCGCAAATACGAGACGGAAGGTATCGCCAAGCATGGCGCCAAACTGGTCACCGCAGTGGCAACGACCAGGGTACCGAAGATCACCATGCTGATCGGCGGCTCCTTCGGCGCCGGAAATTACGGAATGGCAGGCCGCGCCTTTTCGCCGCGCTTCCTCTGGACCTGGCCGAACAGTAGGATTTCCGTAATGGGCGGCGAGCAGGCGGCAGGCGTTCTTGCAACCGTTCGCAGCGAAGCGCTGATCCGCGCTGGAACGCCTTGGAATGCAGAAGACGAGGCGGCTTTCAAAAAGCCGGTTCTCGATCTCTTCGAAAGCCAGAGCCATCCGCTCTATGCTTCCGCCCGCCTATGGGACGACGGCATCATCGATCCTGCAAAGAGCCGCAATGTGCTCGGGCTGTCGCTGTCAGCGGCGCTGAATGCGCCGATCGAGGACACGCGCTTCGGCCTGTTTAGGATGTGAGGGGGCGATGTTTGAAAAGATCCTGATTGCCAACCGTGGCGAAATCGCCTGCCGTATCATTCGTACCGCCCGCCGCCTGGGCGTGCGCACAGCGACGGTCTATTCCGATGCCGACAGCGACGCGCTGCACGTCGAACTTGCTGACGAAGCGATCCGCATCGGCGGTGCGGCGGCCCATGAAAGTTACCTTTCCATCGAGCGGGTCTTAGAATCGGCCAAGCGGGCTGGCGCCGATGCGATTCATCCGGGCTATGGCTTTCTTTCGGAAAACGCCGAGTTCGCCGAGGCTGTCGAGGCGGCGGGAATAGTCTTCGTTGGTCCGCAGCCAATGGCGATCCGGGCAATGGGCCGCAAGGATGCCGCCAAGGCCCTGATGGAAAGCGCTGGCGTTCCGATCGTGCCGGGCTACCACGGCGACGACCAGGATCTGGACCTTCTGGCGGACAAGGCAGCCGAGATCGGCTACCCCGTTCTCATCAAGGCGCGCGCAGGCGGCGGCGGCAAGGGCATGCGCCGTGTCGAGGGCGCCGAGGAGCTTCCATCTGCCCTGGAGGCGGCAAAGCGCGAGGCGAAGGCGGCGTTCGGCGATGATGCCGTGCTGATCGAAAAGTACCTGCTTCGACCGCGTCATATCGAAATACAGGTTTTCGGAGACAGGTACGGCAATGTCGTCCACCTTTTCGAGCGCGACTGTTCACTCCAGCGGCGCCACCAGAAGGTCATCGAGGAAGCGCCGGCTCCGGGCATGACCGCCGAGATGCGTCGCGCCATGGGCGAAGCGGCCGTGCGCGCTGCGCGGGCGATCGATTATCGCGGCGCCGGGACCGTCGAGTTCATCGCCGATGTCTCGAAGGACTTGCTGCCGGACCGCTTCTTTTTCATGGAAATGAACACGCGTCTGCAGGTCGAGCATCCGGTAACGGAGGCAATTGCGGGTGTTGATCTCGTCGAATGGCAATTGCGGGTGGCAGCCGGTGAGCCGCTTCCGAAAAAACAAACTGAGCTGAAGATCGACGGCTGGGCCTTTGAGGCACGCATTTACGCGGAGGACGCGGCAAGGGGTTTTTTACCCGCCACGGGCGTGATCGACGGAATGCGCTTTCCAGACGGCGTGCGGATCGATGCGGGCGTCAGGGCAGGCGATCGGATTTCTGCCTACTACGACCCGATGATCGCCAAGATGATCGTCCATGGCGCCGATCGTGCCGATGCGCTTGCGATGTTGACGCGGGCACTGCAGGCATCGCACATCGCCGGGACGGTGAGCAATATCGGCTTTCTCACCAACCTGAGCCGTCAGGAGGAGTTTGTCTCGGGCCATCCGGACACTGGTCTGATTGAGCGCAATCTTGAGACCTTGATCGCAATTCCGGCTGCCGAAGACACGGTGATTGCCCTTGCGGCGGTGCTGTCGCTGGAGGCAAGGGGCCACGGCAACGATCCGTGGGACACGCTCGGCCATTGGCAGCTCTGGGGCGAAATGCAGCGTAAAGTGACGTTGGAACATGCAGGCAGTCTTGCAAGTCTGTGCGTCGTTGCACGAGGCTTCGGCATGTTCGCCGTCCATGACGGCCGCCGCGTCATCCCCATAAGGATCGTCAGCCGACATGCCGACCGTTTGCAAGTGGAGACCGATGGCAGGCAGGTTGCCGTCGAGGTGGAGCGCGGGACGCATCGGTTGTGCCTGAGGCTTGACGGCAATTCGCATCTCTTTACGCTGCCCGATCCGCTGGATGGGACTACCTCAGAAACGGATGTCGGCGATCGGCTGATCGCACCGATGCCGGGCTTCGTCAAGATCGTGCGGACAAGCGAAGGTGCTGCAGTCTCGAAAGGCGCGCCGCTGATCGTCATGGAGGCCATGAAAATGGAGCTGACGCTGACCGCTGCGCGAGACGCGATCGTGGAAAGCGTTCACGCGAGTGAGGGCCAGCAGGTTTCCGAGGGCGCCGTCCTCGTCACCCTGAAGGCCGGAGAGGCATGATGACGGCTTTACACCAGGAACATGTTTCGATCGTCGAGATGGCACCGCGTGACGGTCTGCAAAATGAGCAACATTTCATCGAGACGGCAGACAAAATTGCTCTTGTCGATATGCTGTCCGATTGCGGCTACGAGCGTATCGAGGTGACGAGTTTCGTAAGCCCGAAATGGGTGCCGCAGCTTGTCGACGCGGCCGAAGTGATGGCCCGAATTCGCCGCGTACCTGGCGTGCGGTATGCCGTCCTCACCCCTAACATGAAGGGCTTTGAGGCGGCACTTGAGGCACGGGCCGACGAGGTGGCGATCTTTGCCGCAGCTTCCGAAGGCTTCTCCCAGCATAATATCAATTGCTCGATTGCCGAGAGCATTGACCGTTTCAGACCCGTCGCGCAGGCAAGTATCGCACATGGCATTCCACTGCGCGGCTATGTCAGCTGTGTTGTCGAATGCCCCTATGACGGTGGTGTACCGCCTGCCAATGCCGCGAAGGTGGTAGCATTGCTGAGGGACCTCGGATGCTACGAGATCAGCCTTGGCGATACGATCGGCCGTGCAACACCGGAAGCTGTGGCAAGGATGATCGCGGCCGTGCTTGACGAGGCACCCGCCACAATGCTTGCAGGCCATTTCCACGACACCTCGGGCCGGGCGCTCGAGAATATCGACGTTGCGCTGGACCATGGGCTTCGCGTCTTCGATGCCTCGATCGCCGGGCTCGGAGGCTGTCCTTATGCACCCGGTGCAAAGGGCAATGTCGACACCGCGGCGGTCGCGCGGCACCTCGCGGCAAGAGGTTATTCGACAGGGCTTGCGCAAGACAAGCTTCGGCAGGCAGCCGCATTTGCCCGTGCGTTGAGGAGTAAGTCGTGATGCCTGAAACGCTTCGCATCGATATCGACGCCCGCGGCCTTGCGCGGCTGACGCTTGCGCGGCCAGAAAAGCACAACGCGATCTCGCCCCGGATGATGGATGAACTGACCGCCGCATCAAAGGCTCTCGGTGCTGATCGCAGCGTTCGGGTTATCGTGCTTGCCGCAGAGGGAGCAAGCTTCTGTGCGGGCGGCGATCTCGGTTGGATGCGCGCCCAGTTTGAGGCGGGGCGGGCTGAGCGAATGTCCGAGGCAAGGCGGCTTGCCACCATGTTCCGCGCATTGAATGAAATTCCGAAGGCAGTGATCGCCCGTGTTCAGGGCAATGCCTATGGCGGCGGTGTCGGCCTTGTCAGTGTTTGCGATCTGGTGATCGCCACTGAAAGCGCCCGTTTTGGCCTGACCGAAGCTCGCCTCGGTATCATCCCGGCGACGATTAGTCCTTTCGTCGTCGCGCGGATTGGCGAAGGTGCTGCTCGTCCTCTCATCATGTCCGGTAAACTGATCAGCGCATCGGAGGCAAAGGCTGCCGGGCTGGCCGCGCATGTTGTACCCACCAAGGACCTCGATGCGGCAGTCGAGGCCGAAGTCGGGCATTTTTTGAGGGCGTCACCGGATGCAGCGGCAAGAGCCAAGACACTTGCGCGTTCGCTCGGAATGCCGATCACGGACGCGGTCATCGAAAGCGTCATCGAGCAATTGGCCGATACCTGGGAAACGGAAGAGGCGCGCGAAGGCATTGCCGCCTTCTTCGAGGGACGGGAGCCATCCTGGCGAAGTGATGCTTGAAAAGGGTACTTCGATTGGCTCGGCAATGTCGCTGTCGGCTTCGACGATGAACATCGTCGTTTCCATCGCCTCTGCGCGCCGCCGAGCAACCCGGCGGCGCAGGCCTTGGAGCGACAGCGCTTTTCACCGGGAGTGCAGAGCGCAGGACGTTCGCCGTTAAGCCGCTACGAAAGGTACCGCTACGAAGATCCTATTGCCGCCACGTTCGACAAGCAGGAGCACTGACTTGCGGCCGGATCTTGCAGCATAGGTGACGGCGTTCTTCACATCGCCTGCATTATGGACGGCCTTGTTGTTCACCGATACGATGACGTCGCCCGTCTGAATGCCTGCATCGGCGGCCGTCTTGTCCGGATTGACACTGGCGACGACTGCGCCTGTGACGCTTCTGGGCAGGTTCAGTTCCTCCCGCGTACCCGGCGTCAGATC is a genomic window of Rhizobium etli 8C-3 containing:
- a CDS encoding carboxyl transferase domain-containing protein, which encodes MTVLKSQISTNSDTFRANQVAMQEAIRLIEDVARSAQNGGGTAARERHVGRGKMLPRDRVMELIDPATPFLEIAATAAYGMYGDEAPAAGLIAGIGRVAGRECMIVCNDATVKGGTYYPMTVKKHLRAQEIAAANNLPCIYLVDSGGANLPNQDEVFPDRDHFGRIFFNQANMSAAGIPQIAVVMGSCTAGGAYVPAMSDEAIIVEGQGTIFLAGPPLVKAATGEVVSAEELGGGDVHTRLSGVADYLARDDAHALALARRAVASLNRQKAHTVELRQAEPPRYDPAEIAGIVPADLRTPYEVREVIARIVDGSRFDEFKARYGATLVCGFAHIHGIPVGILANNGVLFSESALKGVHFVELCSQRKIPLVFLQNITGFMVGRKYETEGIAKHGAKLVTAVATTRVPKITMLIGGSFGAGNYGMAGRAFSPRFLWTWPNSRISVMGGEQAAGVLATVRSEALIRAGTPWNAEDEAAFKKPVLDLFESQSHPLYASARLWDDGIIDPAKSRNVLGLSLSAALNAPIEDTRFGLFRM
- a CDS encoding acetyl/propionyl/methylcrotonyl-CoA carboxylase subunit alpha, giving the protein MFEKILIANRGEIACRIIRTARRLGVRTATVYSDADSDALHVELADEAIRIGGAAAHESYLSIERVLESAKRAGADAIHPGYGFLSENAEFAEAVEAAGIVFVGPQPMAIRAMGRKDAAKALMESAGVPIVPGYHGDDQDLDLLADKAAEIGYPVLIKARAGGGGKGMRRVEGAEELPSALEAAKREAKAAFGDDAVLIEKYLLRPRHIEIQVFGDRYGNVVHLFERDCSLQRRHQKVIEEAPAPGMTAEMRRAMGEAAVRAARAIDYRGAGTVEFIADVSKDLLPDRFFFMEMNTRLQVEHPVTEAIAGVDLVEWQLRVAAGEPLPKKQTELKIDGWAFEARIYAEDAARGFLPATGVIDGMRFPDGVRIDAGVRAGDRISAYYDPMIAKMIVHGADRADALAMLTRALQASHIAGTVSNIGFLTNLSRQEEFVSGHPDTGLIERNLETLIAIPAAEDTVIALAAVLSLEARGHGNDPWDTLGHWQLWGEMQRKVTLEHAGSLASLCVVARGFGMFAVHDGRRVIPIRIVSRHADRLQVETDGRQVAVEVERGTHRLCLRLDGNSHLFTLPDPLDGTTSETDVGDRLIAPMPGFVKIVRTSEGAAVSKGAPLIVMEAMKMELTLTAARDAIVESVHASEGQQVSEGAVLVTLKAGEA
- a CDS encoding hydroxymethylglutaryl-CoA lyase, which encodes MTALHQEHVSIVEMAPRDGLQNEQHFIETADKIALVDMLSDCGYERIEVTSFVSPKWVPQLVDAAEVMARIRRVPGVRYAVLTPNMKGFEAALEARADEVAIFAAASEGFSQHNINCSIAESIDRFRPVAQASIAHGIPLRGYVSCVVECPYDGGVPPANAAKVVALLRDLGCYEISLGDTIGRATPEAVARMIAAVLDEAPATMLAGHFHDTSGRALENIDVALDHGLRVFDASIAGLGGCPYAPGAKGNVDTAAVARHLAARGYSTGLAQDKLRQAAAFARALRSKS
- a CDS encoding crotonase/enoyl-CoA hydratase family protein, translated to MPETLRIDIDARGLARLTLARPEKHNAISPRMMDELTAASKALGADRSVRVIVLAAEGASFCAGGDLGWMRAQFEAGRAERMSEARRLATMFRALNEIPKAVIARVQGNAYGGGVGLVSVCDLVIATESARFGLTEARLGIIPATISPFVVARIGEGAARPLIMSGKLISASEAKAAGLAAHVVPTKDLDAAVEAEVGHFLRASPDAAARAKTLARSLGMPITDAVIESVIEQLADTWETEEAREGIAAFFEGREPSWRSDA